In the genome of Caldicellulosiruptoraceae bacterium PP1, one region contains:
- a CDS encoding L-lactate permease has protein sequence MDLILSILPILLVLVLLILFKKTADIAGLAGWILTGLIAIFAFKTSFDVFIKSSAMGFLAALPVSLVVVTSIIQLAIMESTGAMKRIIVFIKGISKDDKILQALILNVGFGTFLAATGAIPVTTLPPILIGLGYSTFSSIALSAVGFDSLCTYALLGTPLVVFAQIANTDLITAAKYFLPYVGVVSFTISLAMLYIIGNSHYLKRGILPAIVVGITSYLSARFTILIKAPVLTGIFAGIFIMLVMMLILKLKGKKVYDSSVFNDEDKKISKSMNILVAISPWILLVVLILATNLIEPIRAFLYEKLSMPVEVMKGPKIKPIFTRVLWQAYTWILISTLLSIVFLKPTKQQLKDSLIKMKNRIPKPFISSTVFFLMAYVMMYSGFVKTDLGYELLNKDHNIIYIMADYSARAFKHAYAFIVPYLGILGGFITGTETSTIAMFAKYTIETSNILKISPFMMVAALAFGGGLASGISPSKLQNAAAAIDAIGEESKVLKTTLIISLIMAFITGILSFILRLG, from the coding sequence ATGGATCTAATTTTATCAATTTTACCAATTCTTCTTGTTCTTGTTCTTTTAATTCTTTTCAAAAAAACTGCAGATATTGCTGGTCTTGCTGGATGGATTCTAACAGGTCTTATTGCAATCTTTGCATTTAAAACCTCATTTGATGTATTTATAAAATCATCAGCTATGGGCTTTTTGGCAGCACTACCTGTATCACTTGTTGTTGTAACATCAATTATTCAGCTTGCAATTATGGAATCAACAGGTGCTATGAAAAGAATTATTGTTTTTATAAAAGGGATATCAAAGGATGATAAGATATTACAAGCACTTATTTTAAATGTTGGATTTGGCACTTTTTTAGCTGCAACAGGTGCAATTCCTGTAACAACACTACCTCCAATATTAATTGGACTTGGGTATTCAACATTCAGCAGTATTGCACTTTCAGCAGTAGGATTTGATTCACTGTGTACATATGCTTTGCTTGGCACACCACTTGTTGTTTTTGCTCAGATTGCAAATACAGACCTTATTACAGCAGCAAAATATTTTTTACCTTATGTAGGGGTTGTTTCTTTTACCATCTCTCTTGCAATGCTTTATATTATAGGTAATAGTCATTATTTAAAAAGAGGAATTTTACCTGCCATAGTTGTTGGTATTACATCATATTTATCAGCAAGGTTTACAATATTAATTAAAGCTCCAGTTTTAACTGGTATCTTTGCTGGTATATTTATAATGCTTGTTATGATGCTAATACTTAAGCTAAAAGGTAAAAAAGTATATGATAGTTCAGTATTTAATGATGAGGACAAGAAGATATCAAAGAGCATGAATATTCTTGTAGCTATTTCCCCTTGGATATTATTAGTTGTATTAATTTTAGCTACAAACTTAATTGAACCAATAAGAGCATTTTTATATGAAAAACTTTCAATGCCAGTTGAAGTAATGAAAGGACCTAAAATAAAGCCAATATTTACAAGGGTTTTATGGCAAGCATACACATGGATTTTGATTAGTACATTGCTTTCAATAGTATTCTTAAAACCAACAAAACAGCAGCTAAAAGACTCTCTTATTAAGATGAAAAACAGAATTCCAAAACCATTTATATCATCAACAGTCTTCTTTTTAATGGCATATGTAATGATGTATTCAGGATTTGTAAAGACTGATTTGGGATATGAGCTTTTAAATAAAGACCATAATATCATTTATATTATGGCTGACTATTCTGCAAGGGCATTTAAACATGCCTATGCATTTATTGTGCCATACCTTGGGATACTTGGAGGCTTTATCACAGGTACAGAAACATCAACAATTGCTATGTTTGCTAAATATACAATAGAGACATCAAATATACTAAAGATATCTCCATTTATGATGGTTGCAGCTCTTGCATTTGGAGGAGGATTAGCATCTGGCATTTCACCTTCAAAATTACAAAACGCTGCAGCAGCTATTGATGCAATTGGTGAAGAATCTAAAGTTTTGAAAACAACACTTATTATTTCACTTATTATGGCGTTTATAACTGGTATTTTAAGCTTTATTTTAAGATTAGGATAA